From one Rubrobacter xylanophilus genomic stretch:
- a CDS encoding FecCD family ABC transporter permease → MRRRAVLRRGGFSLPLDLRAAAVTAGLCAAGLVGVVLHVGLGEYPISPPDVVRALLGLSAGDENYAFIVNVLRLPRALVAFLVGAALALSGAVLQGLTRNPLAAPEIVGINAGAGLAAVALIVAFPYVPAALVPPAAFVGAVVVAATLYLLAWRGGSSPVRLILIGVGVSAVATAMTTIMITYGEIEQVSQALVWLTGSVYGRSWEELWPLLPWLALFGALALFRARQLNALTLGEEVAAGLGVGVERERGLLLLCSVALAAAAVATAGTVGFVGLMAPHIARRLVGPSHGGLLPAAAASGGVLVVAADLVGRVAFAPLEIPCGIVTSAVGAPFFIYLLYRSTDAKQ, encoded by the coding sequence GTGAGGCGTCGTGCGGTGCTCCGGCGCGGTGGGTTCTCGCTGCCGCTGGACCTCAGGGCCGCCGCGGTGACCGCCGGGCTCTGCGCGGCCGGTCTGGTTGGCGTCGTGCTGCACGTGGGGTTGGGGGAGTACCCCATCTCCCCGCCGGACGTCGTCCGGGCGCTGCTCGGGCTCTCCGCCGGCGACGAGAACTACGCCTTCATCGTCAACGTGCTGCGGCTGCCGCGGGCGCTCGTCGCCTTTCTCGTCGGGGCGGCGCTGGCCCTCTCCGGGGCCGTCCTGCAGGGACTCACCCGCAACCCGCTCGCCGCGCCCGAGATCGTGGGCATCAACGCGGGGGCCGGACTCGCGGCGGTCGCCCTGATCGTGGCGTTCCCCTACGTTCCGGCCGCACTCGTCCCACCCGCGGCCTTCGTCGGGGCCGTCGTGGTGGCCGCGACCCTCTACCTGCTCGCCTGGAGGGGTGGCAGCTCCCCGGTCCGCCTCATCCTCATCGGGGTGGGGGTGAGCGCGGTGGCCACCGCGATGACGACCATCATGATCACCTACGGCGAGATAGAGCAGGTCAGCCAGGCGCTCGTCTGGTTGACCGGCAGCGTCTACGGCCGTTCGTGGGAGGAGCTGTGGCCGCTTTTGCCCTGGCTGGCGCTCTTCGGAGCGCTGGCGCTCTTCCGCGCCCGGCAGCTCAACGCCCTCACCCTCGGGGAGGAGGTCGCCGCCGGACTCGGGGTCGGGGTCGAGCGGGAGCGGGGGTTGCTGCTGCTGTGCAGCGTGGCGCTCGCGGCCGCCGCGGTCGCCACCGCCGGAACCGTAGGCTTCGTCGGGCTCATGGCCCCGCACATCGCCCGGCGGCTGGTGGGTCCCTCCCACGGCGGGCTCCTGCCCGCGGCGGCCGCAAGCGGGGGGGTGCTCGTCGTCGCGGCCGACCTCGTCGGGAGGGTCGCGTTCGCCCCGCTGGAGATACCCTGCGGCATCGTCACCTCGGCGGTGGGGGCGCCGTTCTTCATATACCTGCTCTACAGGAGCACCGATGCGAAGCAGTGA
- a CDS encoding diaminobutyrate--2-oxoglutarate transaminase codes for MHVAKTAAFREKGTSGRLLERQAERESNARTYPRNIPIAVSRARGSCVWDADGRRYLDCLSGAGTLALGHNHPVVLEAIREVLDRGGPLHALDLATPVKDRFVGELFGSLPRPFAERAKIHFCGPAGTDAVEAAVKLAKTATGRETVLAFGGGYHGMTHGSLSLTGKLAPKEPIGGLMPGVHFLPYPYGYRCPFGLGGEEGWRVGARYVERLLDDPESGVKRPGAMVLEVVQGEGGSIPAPDGWVREMRRITRERGIPLVVDEIQTGLGRTGTVWAFERPGIEPDAVVMSKAIGGSLPLAVVVYDAALDVWEPGAHTGTFRGNQLAMAAGAATIRHVLENRLHEHAARMGDLLLRRLRELRREAPCVGEVRGRGLMVGVEVVDPEAEPDHLGSRPASPKLARRIQAEALRRGLILETGGRHGAVVRLLPPLTVTREEVEEICGILGEAVLAASREVP; via the coding sequence ATGCACGTGGCAAAAACCGCGGCGTTCCGCGAGAAGGGAACCTCCGGGAGGCTGCTCGAGAGACAGGCCGAACGGGAGTCCAACGCCCGGACCTATCCCCGCAACATCCCCATCGCCGTGAGCAGGGCGCGGGGGTCCTGCGTGTGGGACGCCGACGGGCGGCGCTACCTCGACTGCCTCTCCGGGGCCGGAACCCTGGCCCTGGGGCACAACCATCCGGTGGTTTTGGAAGCGATCCGGGAAGTCCTCGACCGGGGCGGGCCGCTGCACGCGCTGGACCTCGCCACCCCGGTCAAGGACCGCTTCGTCGGGGAGCTCTTCGGGAGCCTGCCGCGGCCGTTCGCGGAGCGGGCGAAGATCCACTTCTGCGGTCCGGCCGGCACCGACGCGGTGGAGGCGGCGGTGAAGCTCGCCAAGACCGCCACCGGGCGGGAGACCGTCCTCGCCTTCGGCGGCGGCTACCACGGCATGACCCACGGCTCCTTGAGCCTCACGGGGAAGCTCGCCCCCAAGGAGCCCATCGGGGGCCTGATGCCCGGGGTGCACTTCCTGCCCTATCCCTACGGCTACCGCTGTCCCTTCGGGCTCGGGGGCGAGGAAGGCTGGCGGGTCGGGGCCCGCTACGTCGAGCGGCTGCTCGACGATCCCGAGAGCGGGGTCAAGAGGCCCGGCGCCATGGTGCTGGAGGTGGTGCAGGGCGAGGGCGGCTCCATCCCCGCCCCCGACGGCTGGGTGCGGGAGATGCGCCGGATCACCCGCGAGCGCGGCATACCCCTGGTCGTCGACGAGATACAGACCGGCCTCGGCCGCACGGGCACCGTGTGGGCCTTCGAGCGCCCTGGCATAGAGCCCGACGCGGTGGTGATGTCCAAGGCCATCGGGGGGAGCCTGCCGCTCGCGGTGGTGGTCTACGACGCCGCCCTCGACGTCTGGGAACCCGGGGCCCACACCGGCACCTTCCGGGGCAACCAGCTCGCGATGGCCGCCGGGGCGGCGACCATCCGCCACGTGCTGGAGAACCGCCTCCACGAGCACGCCGCCCGGATGGGAGATCTCCTGCTGCGCCGGCTGCGCGAGCTCCGGCGGGAGGCCCCCTGCGTCGGGGAGGTGCGCGGGCGCGGGCTCATGGTCGGCGTGGAGGTGGTGGACCCGGAGGCAGAGCCGGACCACCTGGGCAGCCGCCCGGCCAGCCCGAAGCTGGCCCGCAGGATACAGGCCGAGGCGCTGCGGCGCGGCCTCATCCTGGAGACCGGCGGCCGCCACGGCGCGGTCGTCCGCCTCCTGCCGCCCCTCACCGTCACCCGGGAGGAGGTGGAGGAGATCTGCGGGATCCTCGGCGAAGCCGTGCTCGCGGCCTCTCGGGAGGTCCCGTGA
- a CDS encoding ABC transporter ATP-binding protein, with protein MCRVSGRVEAPPEPAKLRAEGLTLGYDDAAVIRGLAVEVPPGRITSVVGPNGCGKSTLLRALARLMRPRGGSVYLDGREIFSLPTREVARRLGILPQSPEAPEGLTVRELAAQGRYPHQSWLSQWSASDERAVEEALRKTGMLDLADRPLDTLSGGQRQRAWISMALAQETETLLLDEPTTFLDMAHQLEVLQLLGRLNAEEGRTVVMVLHDLNNAARYSHHVIALHDGGVYAAGTPEDVVTPELLRDVFGVEADVVTDPRTGLPLCVPYGLRRRADGEGS; from the coding sequence CTGTGCAGAGTGTCCGGGAGGGTGGAGGCCCCGCCGGAGCCCGCGAAGCTCCGGGCTGAGGGGCTCACCCTCGGCTACGACGATGCCGCCGTCATACGAGGGCTCGCCGTGGAGGTGCCGCCCGGGAGGATCACCTCCGTCGTCGGTCCCAACGGTTGCGGCAAGTCCACCCTGCTCCGCGCGCTCGCCCGCCTCATGCGGCCGCGCGGCGGGAGCGTCTACCTGGACGGCAGGGAGATCTTCTCGCTTCCCACCCGCGAGGTGGCCCGGCGGCTCGGCATCCTGCCCCAGAGCCCCGAGGCTCCCGAGGGGCTCACCGTCCGGGAGCTCGCCGCCCAGGGGCGCTACCCGCACCAGAGCTGGCTCTCCCAGTGGTCGGCCTCCGACGAGCGGGCCGTGGAGGAGGCGCTCCGCAAGACCGGCATGCTCGACCTCGCCGACCGGCCGCTCGACACGCTCTCCGGCGGCCAGCGGCAGCGGGCCTGGATCTCGATGGCCCTCGCGCAGGAGACGGAGACGCTGCTTTTGGACGAGCCCACCACCTTTCTGGACATGGCGCACCAGCTGGAGGTGCTGCAGCTCCTCGGGCGCCTCAACGCGGAGGAGGGCCGCACCGTGGTCATGGTCCTCCACGACCTCAACAACGCCGCCCGCTACTCGCACCACGTGATCGCCCTGCACGACGGCGGCGTCTACGCCGCCGGGACGCCCGAGGACGTGGTGACCCCGGAGCTTTTGCGGGACGTCTTCGGCGTGGAGGCGGACGTCGTCACCGATCCCAGGACCGGGCTCCCGCTCTGCGTCCCCTACGGGTTGCGACGCCGCGCTGACGGGGAGGGCTCATGA
- a CDS encoding ABC transporter substrate-binding protein, protein MSVEWLRRRFVIWFLLGAAVLVLGACGGASGGSSGEEGSGGRVVEHAMGETEVPERPERVVVLDTGELDSAITLGIRPVGAVEAVAGMGLPEYLGEKTRGIELVGTIEQPNLEKIAALDPDLILSSKLRHEKIYDQLSEIAPTVFTETTGVTWKQNFELHARALGRTERAEEVKREYREHIRELREGLGEKPWPEVSVVRFVPGDTRIYQKENFIGTVLEDVGLPRPESQDVEEFALLNVSKEAIPKMGGDVIFVTVYGNEEDTAKQEIMSDPLWRQLEAVQQGRVYEVSDDLWMLGIGYTAANGVLEDLERYLVEEPRS, encoded by the coding sequence ATGTCGGTGGAGTGGTTGCGGAGGCGGTTTGTGATCTGGTTCCTGCTCGGGGCGGCCGTGCTGGTGCTCGGGGCCTGCGGCGGGGCCTCCGGGGGCTCTTCCGGGGAGGAGGGCTCCGGCGGCAGGGTCGTAGAGCATGCCATGGGCGAGACCGAGGTTCCCGAGAGGCCTGAGCGGGTCGTGGTGCTCGACACCGGCGAGCTGGACAGCGCCATAACGCTCGGGATCAGGCCGGTGGGGGCGGTAGAGGCGGTGGCCGGGATGGGCTTGCCGGAGTATCTCGGGGAGAAGACCCGGGGGATAGAGCTCGTGGGCACCATCGAGCAGCCCAACCTGGAGAAGATAGCGGCTTTGGATCCCGACCTCATCCTCTCCAGCAAGCTCCGGCACGAGAAGATCTACGACCAGCTCTCCGAGATAGCGCCCACCGTCTTCACCGAGACGACCGGGGTCACCTGGAAGCAGAACTTCGAGCTGCACGCCAGGGCGCTCGGCAGGACCGAGAGGGCCGAGGAGGTCAAACGGGAGTACAGGGAGCACATACGGGAGCTTCGCGAGGGGCTCGGGGAGAAGCCCTGGCCCGAGGTCTCCGTGGTCCGGTTCGTCCCCGGGGACACCAGGATCTACCAGAAGGAGAACTTCATCGGCACCGTGCTCGAGGACGTGGGGCTGCCGCGGCCCGAGTCGCAGGACGTCGAGGAGTTCGCGCTGCTCAACGTCAGCAAGGAGGCCATCCCCAAGATGGGCGGCGACGTGATCTTCGTGACCGTCTACGGCAACGAGGAGGACACCGCCAAGCAGGAGATCATGTCCGATCCCCTCTGGCGGCAGCTGGAGGCCGTGCAGCAGGGCCGGGTCTACGAGGTCTCCGACGACCTGTGGATGCTCGGGATCGGCTACACCGCCGCCAACGGCGTCCTCGAAGACCTGGAGAGGTACCTGGTGGAAGAGCCGCGCTCCTGA
- a CDS encoding FecCD family ABC transporter permease, which yields MRLLRSRAALLAGLLVLCVVLVACLLASVRFGAARIGTMEVISAFTDYDRTSEEDLIVRTLRVPRALAAALVGASLAVAGAIMQGLTRNPLADPGILGIEAGAALAVVGAVYLLGIASLSGYALFAFVGAGLAAAVVYGLGSLGRGGMTPMKLTIAGAALAALLTSLTTAVLIIDRQTLEEIRFWLAGSVAGRDLELLLQVLPYAALGLLLALGLARQITTLTLGDEVAAGLGQRTGLVKLLAALAVVLLAGSAVSVAGPIGFVGLVVPHVVRFFAGVDYRWILPYSALAGAVLLVCADIAARLVLRPMELPVGVMTALVGAPFFVYLARWRVKR from the coding sequence GTGCGGCTTTTGAGGTCGCGAGCCGCGCTGCTGGCGGGGCTTTTGGTGTTGTGTGTGGTTCTGGTGGCGTGTCTTCTGGCGAGCGTACGGTTCGGGGCTGCCCGGATCGGGACGATGGAGGTGATCTCGGCCTTCACCGACTACGACAGGACGTCGGAGGAGGATCTCATCGTGCGCACCCTGCGGGTACCGCGGGCGCTCGCGGCGGCGCTCGTGGGGGCTTCGCTGGCGGTTGCCGGGGCGATCATGCAGGGGTTGACCCGCAACCCGCTCGCGGACCCCGGCATCCTGGGCATCGAGGCGGGGGCGGCGCTGGCGGTGGTGGGGGCGGTGTATCTGCTCGGGATCGCCTCGCTCTCGGGTTACGCTCTCTTCGCCTTCGTGGGGGCCGGGCTCGCGGCCGCCGTCGTCTACGGGCTCGGCTCGCTGGGGCGGGGCGGGATGACGCCCATGAAGCTAACCATCGCCGGGGCGGCGCTCGCCGCCCTGCTCACCTCGCTCACCACCGCCGTGCTCATCATCGACCGGCAGACGCTCGAGGAGATCCGGTTCTGGCTCGCCGGCTCGGTGGCCGGGAGGGATCTGGAGCTTCTTCTGCAGGTTCTGCCGTATGCCGCTTTGGGGCTCCTGCTCGCGCTCGGCCTCGCGCGTCAGATCACCACCCTCACCCTCGGGGACGAGGTCGCCGCCGGGCTCGGGCAGCGCACCGGCCTCGTCAAGCTGCTCGCGGCGCTCGCCGTCGTGCTGCTCGCGGGGAGCGCCGTCTCCGTCGCCGGGCCGATCGGCTTCGTCGGGCTCGTGGTGCCGCACGTGGTTCGCTTCTTCGCCGGGGTGGACTACCGCTGGATTCTGCCGTACTCGGCCCTCGCCGGGGCGGTGCTCCTGGTCTGCGCGGACATCGCGGCCCGGCTCGTGCTGCGGCCCATGGAGCTCCCCGTCGGGGTCATGACCGCTCTGGTGGGGGCGCCGTTCTTCGTCTACCTGGCCCGCTGGAGGGTCAAGCGGTGA